In Trifolium pratense cultivar HEN17-A07 linkage group LG7, ARS_RC_1.1, whole genome shotgun sequence, a genomic segment contains:
- the LOC123896988 gene encoding transcription factor MYB93: MGRSPCCDESGLKKGPWTPEEDQKLVEHIQQHGHGSWRALPKLAGLNRCGKSCRLRWTNYLRPDIKRGKFSQEEEQTILHLHSILGNKWSAIATHLPGRTDNEIKNFWNTHLKKKLIQMGFDPMTHQPRTDLVSTLPYLLALANMTELRDHHQSWDEQQTAMSSLQAEAVHLAKLQCLHYLLQSSNSSLNINNNINNTNNSSYDQNAIITNMEQEPLSLLNTISNVKQNTIIDHAATFSSSQPLHHQSMIPHDHFLDPQQVSFSSQSCLNNEQGQNGTITNYAMLSQRNQDYPTVDHETSWINVPSSAPLSIPTNAITGDASSCTSSYGGTPSAPYWSELFFEDPIMHDLS, translated from the exons ATGGGAAGGTCCCCATGTTGTGATGAGAGCGGTCTTAAGAAAGGACCTTGGACTCCTGAAGAAGATCAAAAGCTAGTTGAACACATTCAACAACATGGTCATGGAAGTTGGAGAGCACTGCCTAAGCTAGCTG GTCTTAATAGATGTGGAAAAAGTTGTAGGCTAAGGTGGACAAATTATTTAAGACCTGATATTAAGAGAGGAAAATTTTCTCAAGAAGAGGAGCAAACAATTTTGCATCTTCATTCTATCCTTGGAAACAA ATGGTCGGCAATTGCAACACATCTACCCGGAAGAACAGATAACGAGATAAAGAATTTCTGGAACActcatttgaagaaaaaattgattcaaaTGGGTTTTGATCCAATGACTCACCAACCAAGAACTGATCTTGTTTCTACTTTGCCATATCTACTAGCTTTGGCAAACATGACAGAACTTAGGGATCATCATCAATCATGGGATGAACAACAGACAGCTATGAGTAGTTTACAAGCAGAGGCAGTTCATCTTGCAAAGCTTCAATGCCTTCATTATTTACTCCAATCTTCAAATTCTTCCTtaaacattaataataatattaataataccAATAATTCTTCCTATGACCAAAATGCCATCATCACAAACATGGAACAAGAACCTTTAAGTTTGTTAAACACAATCTCTAATGTGAAACAGAACACAATAATAGATCATGCAGCCACATTTTCTAGCTCTCAACCACTCCACCACCAAAGTATGATACCTCATGATCACTTTTTAGACCCACAACAAGTCTCTTTCAGTTCACAATCATGTTTGAATAATGAACAGGGTCAAAATGGTACTATTACTAACTATGCAATGCTAAGTCAAAGGAATCAGGATTATCCTACAGTTGATCATGAAACATCATGGATTAATGTTCCATCTTCTGCTCCATTATCAATTCCTACAAATGCTATAACAGGAGATGCAAGTAGCTGCACTTCTAGCTATGGAGGAACACCCTCTGCACCTTATTGGTCTGAACTTTTTTTTGAGGACCCCATTATGCATGATTTAtcttaa
- the LOC123895849 gene encoding zinc finger CCHC domain-containing protein 9-like codes for MQAACILITWAGFKGAFLENYFPADVQSKKEMEFLGLSQGTMSVAEYAAKFEDLIRYCPHYNNVENERSKCVKFENGLRPEIKAGIGYQELRQFATLVNKSRIYEEDNKAKNNHYKALSDKKNAGQNRSKPYDKPKVDQEGKQKTTDGHDTSGGGRCYMCGETGHKIAECKAKNLKCYKCGKPGHFANECKNLVICFNCSEPGHISTECDKPWRTRDATPAKGKVFALWGSEPDA; via the coding sequence ATGCAAGCGGCATGCATCCTAATCACTTGGGCCGGGTTCAAAGGGGCCTTCTTGGAAAACTACTTCCCTGCTGATGTTCAGAGCAAGAAAGAGATGGAATTCTTGGGGCTGAGCCAAGGTACTATGTCGGTGGCCGAATATGCTGCCAAATTTGAAGACCTGATAAGATATTGTCCCCACTACAACAATGTTGAGAACGAGAGGTCGAAGTGCGTCAAATTCGAGAATGGCTTGCGACCAGAGATCAAGGCAGGTATTGGATATCAAGAGCTCCGTCAGTTTGCTACCTTGGTCAATAAGAGTCGGATCTATGAAGAAGATAACAAAGCTAAGAACAACCACTACAAGGCCTTGAGCGACAAGAAGAATGCGGGCCAGAACCGCAGCAAACCATATGACAAGCCGAAAGTAGATCAGGAAGGTAAGCAGAAGACTACTGATGGGCATGACACAAGTGGGGGAGGCCGTTGTTATATGTGTGGCGAGACAGGACACAAGATCGCCGAGTGCAAGGCGAAGAATCTGAAATGTTATAAATGTGGAAAGCCGGGACATTTTGCAAATGAGTGTAAAAATCTCgtgatttgttttaattgttcAGAGCCAGGCCATATTAGTACCGAGTGTGACAAACCATGGAGGACACGAGATGCTACTCCGGCGAAAGGGAAGGTGTTCGCCTTGTGGGGCTCGGAGCCAGATGCATGA